The Malus domestica chromosome 06, GDT2T_hap1 genome has a segment encoding these proteins:
- the LOC103420172 gene encoding uncharacterized protein — translation MGLLSWWKGSEPKAGSKTSPDPKPAESAPGMNGAVEVPRPPAAANITVFEFGSVSASGDKVTLAGYCPVSEDLEPCRWEILPASGSEAPQFRVVF, via the coding sequence ATGGGTCTGCTCTCGTGGTGGAAAGGAAGTGAGCCCAAAGCCGGATCCAAGACCAGCCCGGATCCGAAACCGGCCGAGTCTGCTCCGGGCATGAACGGCGCCGTCGAGGTGCCTCGACCCCCCGCCGCCGCCAACATCACCGTGTTCGAGTTCGGGTCAGTGTCGGCTTCAGGCGATAAGGTCACTCTCGCCGGGTACTGCCCTGTCTCCGAGGACCTGGAGCCGTGCCGCTGGGAGATCCTCCCCGCCAGTGGGTCGGAAGCGCCCCAGTTTCGAGTGGTCTTCTAA